The Glycine soja cultivar W05 chromosome 8, ASM419377v2, whole genome shotgun sequence genome has a window encoding:
- the LOC114424076 gene encoding protein MAIN-LIKE 1-like yields MVEKLQEEMKGSGLRLKGITRGLIRVVKEMDKENNKFGRPAPEIEGLVAATGLSPLITCSVDTGNWGLISAFMERWHRETSSFHLPVGEVSITLDDVASLLHLLIVGAFHTFEPLHVDEAVLMLVELLEVSGEVARAETAQCHGPYVCLSWLRDIYQTICQARHWTPAARAYVLHLLGCTLFANKSATHVHVVFLDSLRDLSQSRSYAWGAAALVHMYDHLNDACRSSS; encoded by the exons ATGGTAGAAAAGCTACAGGAGGAAATGAAAGGGAGTGGTTTGCGTCTCAAGGGCATCACGAGGGGTTTGATTAGAGTTGTCAAGGAGATGGACAAGGAGAATAAT AAATTTGGTAGGCCTGCTCCTGAAATTGAGGGCCTAGTTGCTGCCACAGGACTAAGTCCTTTGATCACGTGTTCAGTAGACACTGGCAATTGGGGACTTATATCTGCATTCATGGAGAGGTGGCACAGGGAAACTAGCAGTTTCCATCTTCCTGTGGGGGAGGTTAGCATCACCCTAGATGATGTGGCGTCTCTGCTTCATCTTCTCATTGTTGGCGCCTTCCATACATTTGAGCCTCTCCATGTCGATGAGGCCGTGTTGATGTTGGTTGAGTTACTAGAGGTCTCCGGAGAGGTAGCCAGAGCTGAGACAGCACAGTGTCATGGACCATATGTATGCCTATCTTGGCTACGAGATATATATCAGACCATATGTCAGGCCAGACATTGGACACCTGCAGCTCGTGCCTATGTTCTTCATCTTttaggttgcactctttttgctaacaagagtgcaacccatGTTCATGTTGTCTTCTTAGATTCTCTGCGTGACTTGAGTCAGAGTAGGAGctatgcatggggagctgctGCCCTAGTGCATatgtatgatcatttgaatgatGCTTGTAGGAGCAGCAGCTGA